One stretch of Brevibacillus laterosporus DNA includes these proteins:
- a CDS encoding recombinase family protein, with protein MKVAIYICFSTDEQAKESVSLEEQQERLVAYCKANGWKEYTLHR; from the coding sequence ATGAAAGTAGCGATATACATTTGTTTTTCAACAGATGAACAGGCCAAGGAAAGCGTCTCACTTGAAGAACAACAGGAACGCCTTGTAGCTTATTGCAAAGCTAACGGCTGGAAAGAATATACCCTACATAGATGA
- the pepF gene encoding oligoendopeptidase F: protein MLSTKRKSIVCAFAACTFFIHSSFMSVSFAYPQGDKKETQRISYQNRKEIPTIFTWNLANTYPNLTSWEKDKQEVKRLADDFAKHQGKWGQSAKALVQGMEAYSQLMRLLDKVNVYATLNFDIQTADPSAQAILNQAEKIRVYVKEKTAWVGPELILIPDQKMKKFLQAKELAPYKPFIEEKLRTKQHMLPKEQEQLLASFTSLGENPENTYKMLSKDIPLPLIKVESGKMVPLTRTNYATYLESKDQRVRKAAYQAMYQTLEKYQDTLAQTIAGQIKANNLYASNRKYKNALEASLTPNHVPVEVYDQLISTVNKNLPLLERYLKLRKEILSLPELHMYDLYVPLFDRKTEYIPYEQAREMVVKGIMPLGEEYVSHIKRAFDNRWIDVYSTPDKRTGAYQWGAYDTHPYVLLNYQGLKGDVSTIAHELGHAMQSYYTNKAQPYITSGYPIFTAEVASTMNENLLFTSQYKSAQTNKEKMALLVQNLENFRTTLFRQTQFAEFEKAMHEAEQRGEALQADSLKKMYLDINKKYYGKQVVMDQEIAMEWARVPHFYYNYYVYQYATSFAASVALAKQVEAGGKPESERYIQTLLSLGSSKPPLIVLKEAGVDMTTAKPIEDAMQVFKERLDELERLMKETNGAF from the coding sequence ATGCTTTCTACAAAAAGAAAGAGCATTGTATGCGCTTTTGCGGCATGCACGTTTTTTATCCACAGTAGTTTTATGTCTGTTTCCTTTGCCTATCCACAAGGGGATAAAAAAGAGACACAACGAATATCATATCAAAATCGCAAAGAAATTCCAACCATTTTTACATGGAATCTAGCAAATACTTATCCAAATCTTACTTCGTGGGAAAAAGATAAGCAGGAAGTAAAGCGCCTAGCCGATGATTTTGCGAAGCACCAAGGGAAATGGGGCCAATCAGCAAAGGCACTTGTTCAAGGAATGGAAGCGTATAGTCAGTTGATGCGTCTACTCGATAAAGTGAACGTGTATGCTACGCTGAATTTTGATATACAGACGGCAGATCCAAGTGCTCAGGCGATTTTGAACCAGGCGGAAAAGATACGTGTGTATGTTAAGGAAAAAACAGCTTGGGTAGGGCCAGAGCTTATTTTGATACCCGATCAAAAGATGAAAAAGTTTTTGCAGGCAAAAGAACTAGCCCCTTATAAACCGTTTATTGAAGAAAAGCTTCGTACGAAACAGCACATGCTTCCGAAAGAACAGGAACAATTGTTAGCTTCATTTACTTCGTTGGGAGAAAACCCAGAAAACACTTATAAGATGCTCTCCAAAGACATCCCGTTACCCCTTATAAAAGTTGAATCCGGTAAAATGGTGCCATTAACCCGAACGAATTATGCTACTTATTTGGAAAGCAAGGATCAGAGGGTAAGAAAAGCAGCATACCAGGCTATGTATCAGACACTAGAGAAATATCAGGATACGCTGGCCCAGACTATTGCAGGGCAAATCAAAGCAAATAACCTATATGCATCAAATAGAAAGTACAAGAATGCTTTGGAAGCTAGCCTTACACCAAATCATGTACCTGTAGAGGTATATGATCAATTGATTTCCACCGTAAACAAGAATTTACCGTTATTAGAGCGTTATCTAAAGCTACGTAAAGAGATTCTTTCATTACCAGAGCTTCATATGTATGACTTATATGTACCTTTATTTGATCGCAAAACGGAATATATCCCATATGAGCAAGCAAGAGAGATGGTTGTAAAAGGGATTATGCCTCTTGGTGAGGAGTATGTATCTCACATTAAAAGGGCATTTGATAACAGATGGATAGATGTATATTCCACACCCGATAAAAGAACAGGTGCTTACCAATGGGGTGCTTATGATACACACCCATATGTATTGCTAAATTATCAAGGCTTAAAGGGAGATGTCTCAACTATTGCCCATGAATTGGGACATGCTATGCAATCTTACTACACAAACAAGGCACAACCCTATATAACATCAGGTTATCCGATTTTCACTGCTGAGGTTGCCTCCACCATGAATGAAAATCTCTTGTTTACTAGTCAATATAAAAGTGCTCAGACAAACAAAGAGAAAATGGCTTTGCTCGTGCAAAACTTAGAGAATTTCCGTACAACGTTATTCCGTCAGACTCAATTTGCTGAATTTGAGAAGGCGATGCATGAAGCTGAACAACGCGGTGAAGCATTGCAGGCCGACTCCCTTAAGAAAATGTATTTGGATATTAACAAAAAATATTATGGTAAACAGGTAGTTATGGATCAAGAGATTGCTATGGAGTGGGCTCGCGTTCCGCATTTTTATTACAACTATTATGTCTATCAGTATGCTACTAGCTTTGCGGCATCCGTGGCTCTGGCCAAACAAGTAGAAGCGGGTGGAAAACCAGAATCAGAGCGCTATATTCAGACTTTACTTTCGTTAGGGAGCTCTAAACCGCCTCTTATCGTTTTGAAGGAAGCAGGAGTAGATATGACGACAGCTAAGCCGATAGAGGACGCGATGCAGGTATTTAAGGAAAGGCTTGATGAATTGGAAAGATTGATGAAGGAAACAAATGGTGCGTTTTAA
- a CDS encoding IS1182 family transposase: MIQKQQSMIFSPFIAIYDVVVPKDNLLRKINELMDFSFVYDELKDKYCLDNGRKAIDPIRMFKYLLLKSIYDLSDVDLVERSKYDMSFKYFLHMVPEEKVIEASSLTKFRKLRLKDINLLDMLINKTVQIAIEKGIIKSKAIIVDATHTKARYNQKSPKEILTDRSKKLRRAVYTIDENMKQKFPAKTTSNVLEDEIDYCQKLIDVIEKEGNISEYPKVKEQLNLLKETVTDDLEQLQISEDPDAKLGHKSADSSFFGYKTHLAMSEERIITAATITSGEKSDGKQLQTLIEKSIEAGMEIETVIGDTAYSEKDNIIYSKKNEIKLVSKLNPLVTQGNRKKEDEFEFNKDAGMYVCKAGHMAVRKARQGKKGVGKNQTDTYYFDIEKCKQCPLKEDCYKDGAKSKSYSVSIKSSEHTEQAKFQESEYFKEKSKERYKIEAKNSELKHRHGYDVASSSGLIGMELQGAMAIFTVNLKRILKLMD, from the coding sequence ATGATTCAAAAACAACAATCAATGATCTTCAGTCCATTTATAGCTATATATGATGTAGTCGTTCCGAAGGATAATTTGTTACGAAAAATCAACGAACTTATGGACTTCTCTTTTGTGTATGACGAGCTTAAGGATAAATACTGCCTAGATAATGGTCGTAAAGCTATTGATCCTATTCGTATGTTTAAATATTTATTGTTGAAGTCTATTTATGATTTGTCTGATGTAGATTTGGTTGAACGTTCGAAATATGACATGTCATTTAAGTATTTTCTCCATATGGTACCAGAGGAGAAAGTGATAGAAGCGAGTTCTTTAACCAAATTTCGAAAGCTACGTTTAAAAGACATTAACCTTCTAGATATGCTTATTAATAAAACAGTTCAAATCGCTATTGAAAAGGGGATTATCAAAAGTAAAGCTATTATTGTTGATGCTACTCATACGAAAGCTCGCTATAATCAAAAATCTCCGAAGGAGATCCTCACGGATCGATCAAAGAAATTAAGAAGAGCCGTCTACACAATAGATGAAAATATGAAGCAGAAGTTCCCTGCTAAAACAACATCCAATGTATTAGAGGATGAAATAGACTACTGTCAAAAGCTCATTGACGTAATCGAAAAAGAAGGCAATATCTCCGAGTATCCAAAAGTAAAAGAACAGTTAAATCTACTGAAAGAAACTGTCACTGATGACCTCGAACAGTTGCAAATCTCAGAAGATCCTGATGCAAAACTTGGTCATAAAAGTGCAGATTCCTCGTTTTTTGGCTACAAAACACACTTGGCAATGAGTGAAGAAAGGATAATCACAGCCGCAACAATTACTTCTGGAGAAAAAAGTGATGGAAAGCAATTACAAACGTTGATTGAGAAAAGTATAGAAGCTGGCATGGAGATTGAAACAGTTATCGGTGATACAGCTTATTCGGAAAAAGATAATATTATTTACAGTAAAAAGAATGAAATCAAACTAGTTTCTAAATTAAACCCTCTCGTTACGCAAGGGAATCGTAAAAAGGAAGATGAATTTGAATTTAATAAGGATGCCGGGATGTATGTGTGTAAAGCAGGACATATGGCAGTCCGTAAAGCTCGACAAGGGAAAAAAGGTGTAGGGAAAAATCAAACGGATACGTATTACTTTGATATTGAGAAATGCAAGCAATGTCCATTGAAAGAGGATTGTTATAAAGACGGAGCAAAAAGCAAAAGTTACTCAGTGAGTATTAAATCCAGTGAACATACTGAACAGGCAAAATTCCAAGAGAGTGAGTACTTTAAAGAAAAATCAAAGGAAAGATATAAAATTGAAGCGAAAAACAGTGAGCTAAAACACAGACACGGGTATGATGTGGCATCATCTTCGGGTCTTATTGGCATGGAGTTACAAGGGGCAATGGCTATATTCACTGTAAACTTAAAAAGAATATTGAAATTAATGGATTAA
- a CDS encoding DUF951 domain-containing protein encodes MERKHFDLGDIVQMKKQHPCGTNAWKIIRMGMDIRIKCTGCDHSVMIPRLEFEKKMKKVLVSAPKESSEE; translated from the coding sequence ATGGAAAGAAAGCATTTTGATCTGGGAGATATCGTCCAGATGAAAAAACAGCATCCGTGCGGCACGAATGCATGGAAGATTATTCGTATGGGGATGGATATTCGAATTAAATGCACGGGATGTGATCACAGTGTGATGATTCCGCGATTAGAATTTGAAAAGAAGATGAAAAAGGTATTGGTGTCAGCGCCAAAAGAGTCCTCAGAGGAATAA
- a CDS encoding mechanosensitive ion channel family protein, with product MEEIQQDLTANLTAFQKMWTQVYGIISNPDFWVDKGFGLMGIVLIIVMARILVTIIGKSVDRIFINREKSMIQFDRRRVDTMRILVKNVSRYTIYFITLLVVLRQIGLDLQPVLVSAGVLSLAVGFGAQSLVKDVITGFFIIFEDQFAVGDMVTINGITGTVLVIGLRITKIKSWTGEVNIFPNGTINQVTNFSVQNSVAFVDVSIAYEEDLTHVEQILKEIVDKMDKEEEDIVTPPQVLGVQALGPSEVIIRVTAECKPNTHFGIMRKMRARIKQEFIHRGIEIPYPKTVMMSKDKKVINPGG from the coding sequence TTGGAGGAAATACAACAAGACTTGACTGCCAACTTAACAGCATTTCAAAAGATGTGGACTCAGGTGTATGGAATAATATCAAACCCCGATTTTTGGGTGGATAAAGGTTTTGGATTGATGGGGATTGTCCTCATTATTGTGATGGCGCGTATTTTAGTAACCATTATTGGAAAATCGGTAGATCGCATTTTTATTAATCGTGAAAAAAGCATGATTCAATTTGATAGACGTCGTGTAGATACTATGCGCATACTGGTTAAAAATGTGTCTAGATATACGATCTATTTCATTACACTATTGGTTGTACTAAGGCAAATAGGACTAGATTTGCAACCAGTATTAGTTAGTGCTGGGGTACTGAGTCTAGCAGTGGGATTCGGAGCGCAAAGCTTAGTAAAAGACGTTATTACAGGATTTTTTATTATTTTTGAAGATCAATTTGCTGTGGGAGACATGGTGACGATCAATGGAATTACGGGAACCGTTTTGGTTATTGGTTTACGTATCACAAAAATTAAAAGCTGGACGGGAGAAGTAAATATCTTTCCAAATGGTACGATTAATCAAGTGACTAATTTCTCGGTTCAGAATTCCGTCGCCTTTGTCGATGTTTCTATCGCTTATGAGGAGGATTTGACGCATGTAGAACAGATATTAAAGGAAATCGTAGATAAAATGGATAAAGAAGAAGAGGATATTGTAACTCCGCCGCAGGTGTTGGGCGTACAAGCGTTAGGACCATCTGAAGTCATTATTCGTGTGACAGCAGAGTGTAAGCCTAATACGCATTTTGGAATTATGCGTAAGATGAGAGCGCGAATTAAACAAGAATTTATTCATAGAGGTATTGAAATTCCATACCCTAAAACTGTTATGATGAGTAAAGATAAAAAAGTGATAAATCCGGGTGGGTGA
- a CDS encoding DUF3343 domain-containing protein, producing the protein MEGTVLIAFDSTQQALRAEMLLEYDDIEIDTRPTPKEITAGCALSIEFPRESFEQALAIITSQHVVIRGFFRYENGTYVEISM; encoded by the coding sequence ATGGAAGGTACCGTCTTGATCGCTTTTGATTCAACACAGCAAGCGTTACGGGCAGAAATGTTATTGGAATATGACGATATTGAAATTGATACCCGACCGACGCCTAAAGAAATTACGGCTGGATGTGCACTATCTATTGAATTTCCACGAGAGTCATTTGAACAGGCTCTGGCTATCATTACTTCGCAACACGTAGTTATACGTGGATTTTTTCGCTATGAAAATGGAACCTACGTGGAGATATCTATGTAA
- the yyaC gene encoding spore protease YyaC, with protein MKRFEENPDVSYPPFKVDHTHESATRKLSAHLYERFLQKSVDQDLVILCIGTDRSTGDALGPLVGSRLQTYYLDHISVYGTLESPVHAVNLEDQITMITERHPNALIVAIDACLGQYQHVGCINVADGPVKPGAGVKKELPAVGHFHITGIVNVGGFMEYFVLQNTRLHIVVSMADIIASAISKATTQLFSPQLDYTWQDMPYVRDGS; from the coding sequence ATGAAACGATTTGAAGAGAATCCGGATGTTTCTTATCCTCCTTTTAAAGTTGATCACACACATGAGTCAGCCACGAGAAAATTGTCTGCTCATCTATATGAACGTTTCCTTCAAAAGTCAGTTGATCAAGATCTGGTAATCCTTTGCATTGGAACAGATCGCTCTACAGGTGATGCCTTAGGTCCTTTGGTTGGCTCTCGATTACAAACGTATTATCTTGACCACATCTCGGTATACGGGACACTTGAATCTCCTGTTCATGCTGTTAACCTCGAAGATCAAATCACTATGATTACAGAAAGACACCCTAATGCTCTCATCGTAGCTATTGACGCTTGCTTGGGACAATATCAACACGTAGGATGTATTAACGTCGCTGATGGTCCAGTGAAACCTGGAGCTGGAGTCAAGAAAGAATTACCCGCAGTCGGACACTTTCATATAACCGGAATTGTGAATGTCGGTGGGTTTATGGAGTACTTCGTCTTACAAAACACGCGATTACATATTGTAGTCAGCATGGCAGATATTATTGCCTCAGCTATTTCCAAAGCAACAACTCAATTATTCTCTCCTCAGCTTGATTACACATGGCAGGATATGCCGTATGTACGAGACGGTAGTTGA